A section of the Dermacoccus nishinomiyaensis genome encodes:
- the yczE gene encoding membrane protein YczE produces the protein MPTPPPADAASTGGVRRRHRTLSNLTPAEQLRAGRLGLRLPQLFVGLTLYGAAMGLFVRSHVGLDPWDVFHMGVSEHTGLDMGTVTIITSFAVLLLWVPLRQWPGLGTIANSVWIGLALNATLAVTPDVHGVAWQVAVFSLGLVLNGIGGAMYIGSQLGPGPRDGLMTGLHHRTGASLRLIRTGIEVSVLVIGWLLGGVVGLGTVAYALLIGPLVQFFLPWFIVDLHRGAATPHEDVGPEAH, from the coding sequence ATGCCCACACCGCCACCTGCCGATGCGGCCTCGACCGGCGGCGTGCGGCGCCGTCACCGAACCTTGTCGAACCTGACGCCCGCCGAGCAACTGCGCGCCGGGCGTCTCGGGCTGCGTCTGCCCCAGTTGTTCGTCGGCCTGACGCTGTACGGCGCCGCGATGGGTCTGTTCGTGCGCAGCCATGTCGGCCTCGACCCGTGGGACGTGTTCCACATGGGCGTCAGCGAACACACGGGGCTCGACATGGGCACCGTCACGATCATCACGTCGTTCGCCGTGCTGCTGTTGTGGGTGCCGCTGCGCCAATGGCCGGGGCTCGGGACGATCGCGAACTCTGTCTGGATCGGGCTCGCCCTCAACGCGACGCTGGCCGTCACGCCCGACGTGCACGGCGTCGCCTGGCAGGTGGCGGTCTTCTCGCTCGGGCTGGTCCTCAACGGCATCGGCGGTGCGATGTACATCGGCAGCCAGCTCGGCCCCGGCCCGCGCGACGGGTTGATGACAGGCCTGCACCACCGCACCGGTGCGAGCCTGCGCCTCATCCGCACCGGCATCGAGGTGAGCGTCCTCGTCATCGGGTGGCTGCTCGGCGGCGTCGTCGGGCTCGGCACCGTGGCCTACGCCCTGCTCATCGGCCCGCTCGTGCAGTTCTTCCTGCCGTGGTTCATCGTCGACCTGCACCGTGGAGCTGCTACGCCCCATGAAGACGTCGGCCCCGAAGCGCACTGA
- the mptB gene encoding polyprenol phosphomannose-dependent alpha 1,6 mannosyltransferase MptB, translated as MSTAFPRAERPAQALTTSKGLTARGVVGSALAMLGGFMTNDLPPGPVRDVLAPLHWLYQQQLGRVAGWIIVAAGMLLLAWAWVDLVRATRHTPRDGVAQRAATAVVRRLTALWALPWLIAPPMFSHDGWSYLAQGALTQSGRDPYVVSPGEMPELLTSMVDPIWRYTPTPYGPLPLTWGALCTEVVKEPTVLVWLQRVPIIIGLVLTAWAMPRLARRLDVSPALASALTLASPLMLAHGFGGEHNDVLLMGLVTAALVWAAAGRWVWATVFVGIAAGVKFTAIVAVVPVVLLSLPVGVDLRRRFARLAQAGLLGALVTALCGIPYGLGVGWIRALSVPGVVVTPASIPTALGYLPRYFFGFISDEAGDLAMSLIRGAGMGLAVILVIWAALRRPTGKLPSAMVTNAGVFAAVVLLAPVVHSWYAFTVLPCGVLLAMRTRRIHLVMTLGVASALTVMWDTTLAGASLLVAAVVVASHQFALTRRRDDLPPRVRRWLSA; from the coding sequence GTGTCCACAGCGTTTCCGCGCGCTGAGCGCCCCGCCCAGGCGCTCACGACGAGCAAGGGGCTGACGGCGCGCGGCGTCGTCGGCTCCGCGCTCGCCATGCTCGGCGGGTTCATGACGAACGACCTGCCGCCGGGCCCGGTGCGCGACGTGCTCGCGCCGCTGCACTGGCTCTACCAGCAGCAGCTGGGGCGCGTCGCGGGCTGGATCATCGTCGCTGCCGGCATGCTGTTGCTCGCGTGGGCCTGGGTCGACCTTGTGCGCGCCACCCGGCACACGCCCCGCGACGGCGTCGCGCAACGCGCGGCGACGGCCGTCGTCCGGCGCCTGACGGCACTGTGGGCCCTGCCGTGGCTCATCGCGCCGCCGATGTTCTCCCACGACGGCTGGAGCTACCTCGCGCAGGGGGCACTGACGCAGTCGGGCCGCGACCCGTACGTCGTCTCCCCGGGGGAGATGCCCGAACTGCTCACCTCGATGGTCGACCCGATCTGGCGCTACACCCCGACGCCATACGGTCCGCTGCCCCTGACGTGGGGCGCCCTGTGCACCGAGGTCGTGAAGGAACCGACGGTTCTCGTGTGGCTGCAGCGCGTCCCGATCATCATCGGGCTCGTCCTCACCGCCTGGGCCATGCCGCGTCTCGCGCGTCGCCTCGACGTCAGCCCCGCGCTCGCGAGCGCCCTGACGCTGGCCTCCCCGCTCATGCTCGCCCACGGTTTCGGTGGCGAGCACAACGACGTGCTCCTCATGGGCCTCGTCACGGCCGCGCTCGTGTGGGCAGCGGCGGGGCGCTGGGTGTGGGCCACCGTCTTCGTCGGTATCGCCGCAGGGGTCAAGTTCACCGCCATCGTGGCCGTCGTCCCCGTCGTGTTGTTGTCATTGCCGGTGGGCGTCGACCTGCGTCGACGCTTCGCCCGCCTCGCACAGGCGGGGCTGCTGGGGGCTCTCGTGACGGCGCTGTGCGGCATCCCGTATGGCCTCGGCGTCGGCTGGATCCGCGCGCTCAGCGTGCCGGGCGTCGTCGTCACGCCCGCCTCGATCCCCACGGCTCTCGGTTACCTGCCCCGCTACTTCTTCGGCTTCATCAGCGACGAGGCCGGCGACCTCGCGATGTCGCTCATCCGCGGCGCCGGCATGGGTCTCGCCGTCATCCTTGTCATCTGGGCGGCGCTGCGCCGGCCGACGGGCAAACTGCCGTCGGCGATGGTGACGAACGCGGGAGTGTTCGCCGCAGTCGTCCTGCTCGCGCCCGTCGTGCACTCCTGGTACGCGTTCACCGTGCTGCCGTGCGGTGTGCTGCTCGCGATGCGCACCCGCCGCATCCACCTCGTCATGACGCTCGGGGTGGCGTCCGCGCTCACCGTCATGTGGGACACGACGCTCGCCGGCGCGAGTCTGCTCGTTGCGGCCGTCGTCGTCGCGTCGCACCAGTTCGCGCTGACGCGCCGTCGCGACGACCTACCACCACGGGTGCGTCGCTGGCTGAGTGCCTGA
- the hemE gene encoding uroporphyrinogen decarboxylase, whose product MTASRQGARERIHDVTEVNADPRNSVLIKAARGEEVPYTPVWFMRQAGRSLPEYRKVREGVGMLESCRRPDLVTEITLQPVRRHDVDAAIFFSDIVVPLAAAGVDLDIVAGVGPVVAQPFRTRADLARLPELTPDMVTDITESVQLITAELGGTPLIGFAGAPFTLASYLIEGGPSKNHENTKALMYGDPQLWKDLCARLAQISGAFLRVQAAAGASAIQLFDSWVGNLPLDDYLRFVQPHSRTALAAVDDLPGIDVPKIHFGVGTGELLGAMGEAGADVVGVDFRVSLDAARERTGNQYALQGNLDPALLFAPWEPLAARVDEIVAAGRRAKGHIFNLGHGVLPSTDPDVVTRVVERVHSVSAR is encoded by the coding sequence ATGACCGCGTCGCGGCAAGGGGCGCGTGAGAGAATCCACGACGTGACCGAAGTGAACGCAGACCCGCGCAACTCCGTCCTCATCAAGGCTGCCCGCGGCGAGGAGGTGCCGTACACGCCGGTGTGGTTCATGCGGCAGGCGGGGCGTTCGCTGCCCGAGTACCGCAAGGTGCGTGAAGGCGTCGGGATGCTCGAGTCGTGCCGCCGCCCCGACCTCGTCACCGAGATCACGCTGCAGCCCGTGCGCCGCCACGACGTGGATGCGGCCATCTTCTTCTCCGACATCGTCGTGCCGCTGGCTGCGGCCGGTGTCGACCTCGACATCGTCGCGGGCGTCGGCCCCGTCGTCGCCCAACCGTTCCGCACGCGCGCCGACCTCGCGCGTCTGCCCGAGCTGACGCCCGACATGGTCACCGACATCACCGAGTCGGTGCAGCTCATCACCGCCGAGCTCGGTGGCACGCCGCTCATCGGGTTCGCCGGCGCGCCGTTCACGCTCGCGTCGTACCTCATCGAGGGTGGGCCGTCGAAGAACCACGAGAACACCAAGGCGCTCATGTACGGCGATCCGCAGCTGTGGAAGGACCTGTGCGCGCGCCTCGCGCAGATCTCGGGCGCCTTCCTGCGCGTTCAGGCAGCAGCGGGCGCGAGCGCCATCCAGCTGTTCGACTCGTGGGTCGGCAACCTGCCGCTCGACGACTATCTGCGCTTCGTCCAGCCCCATTCCCGCACGGCCCTCGCCGCCGTCGACGATCTTCCCGGCATCGACGTGCCGAAGATCCACTTCGGCGTCGGCACCGGCGAGCTGCTCGGTGCGATGGGTGAGGCGGGCGCCGACGTCGTGGGCGTCGACTTCCGCGTCAGCCTCGACGCGGCCCGCGAGCGCACCGGCAACCAGTACGCGCTGCAGGGCAACCTCGACCCGGCGCTGCTGTTCGCGCCGTGGGAGCCGCTCGCGGCGCGTGTCGACGAGATCGTCGCAGCCGGGCGGCGCGCGAAGGGCCACATCTTCAACCTCGGTCACGGCGTCCTGCCGAGCACCGACCCCGACGTCGTCACCCGGGTCGTAGAGCGTGTCCACAGCGTTTCCGCGCGCTGA
- a CDS encoding GNAT family N-acetyltransferase, with protein MTTDTTTTPHADDARRPTDELRTPRLTLRRWTNDDVDAAHTGRGYVTEAARAILDEALAGGLRRGVAVTDLDNHASQRVARRIGMHHVGRARVDDDQELEFFVS; from the coding sequence ATGACGACCGACACGACGACGACGCCGCACGCCGACGACGCCCGACGTCCCACTGACGAACTGCGCACCCCGCGCCTGACGCTGCGTCGATGGACGAATGACGACGTCGACGCCGCTCACACCGGCCGCGGCTACGTGACGGAGGCTGCGCGCGCCATCCTCGACGAAGCGCTCGCCGGCGGCCTGCGCCGCGGCGTCGCCGTCACCGATCTCGACAACCACGCCTCGCAGCGGGTGGCCCGCAGGATCGGCATGCACCACGTCGGCCGCGCACGCGTCGACGACGACCAGGAACTGGAGTTCTTCGTCAGCTGA
- a CDS encoding DMT family transporter produces MVTFVALLSSAVWGTADFVGGLWAKRFHPVKVVALSQLGGLVAALIFFGVVSLAGTHGSSDWTSWATWGVGAGLSGAVGLMCLYAALSSGTMGVVSPITALGAIVPVVLGLVRGDAWTPSIGIGLLVALAGAVLASGPELSGDVGRRPVVLACISALGFGVSLYCMDGGARHDLSGAMLAMRCGSLTLLLPTLFALRSKGLAREPLTRRDVLVLPLLGMGDLTANLLFAAASAQGQVSIVAVLGSLYPVATLLLARVVLAERLRMVQLVGVALTVVGVVLVTL; encoded by the coding sequence ATGGTGACGTTCGTGGCGCTGCTCTCCTCCGCCGTGTGGGGCACGGCCGACTTCGTGGGCGGGCTGTGGGCGAAACGCTTCCACCCCGTCAAGGTGGTGGCCCTGTCGCAGCTCGGGGGACTCGTCGCGGCACTGATCTTCTTCGGCGTCGTCTCCCTCGCCGGCACGCACGGCTCGTCCGACTGGACGTCGTGGGCGACGTGGGGCGTCGGCGCGGGGCTGAGCGGCGCCGTCGGGCTGATGTGTCTGTATGCGGCGCTGTCGAGCGGGACGATGGGTGTCGTCTCGCCGATCACGGCGCTGGGCGCGATCGTCCCCGTCGTCCTCGGCCTCGTGCGCGGGGACGCGTGGACGCCCTCGATCGGCATCGGGTTGCTCGTGGCGCTCGCCGGTGCGGTGCTCGCGAGCGGACCGGAACTGAGCGGCGACGTCGGACGACGCCCCGTCGTCCTCGCGTGCATCTCCGCGCTCGGGTTCGGGGTGTCGCTGTACTGCATGGACGGTGGTGCGCGGCACGACCTGTCGGGAGCCATGCTGGCGATGCGTTGCGGGTCGCTGACGCTGCTGCTGCCGACGCTGTTCGCCCTGCGCTCGAAGGGGCTCGCCCGTGAACCGCTGACGCGCCGCGACGTGCTCGTGCTGCCGCTGCTGGGCATGGGCGACCTGACGGCGAACCTGCTGTTCGCGGCGGCGTCCGCGCAGGGGCAGGTGTCGATCGTCGCCGTGCTCGGCTCGCTGTACCCCGTCGCGACGCTCCTTCTCGCCCGCGTCGTGCTCGCCGAGCGGCTGCGAATGGTGCAACTCGTCGGGGTAGCGCTGACGGTCGTCGGCGTGGTCCTCGTGACGCTGTGA
- a CDS encoding DUF3000 domain-containing protein, translated as MGMHTLRHDDATYFADVVETVKAAAVRPQVHLTEVPAPRRIAPHAVAFSAEVVDPKNADDVLGTGRFVLLHDPASPEAWHGTWRIVTFARAELESEMATDPALGAVGWDWLLESLKDADATYSAEAGTVTRVVNESFGGLGERPSGVELEVRASWTPDESNIAAHLLGWSNLMCTVAGLPPVPEGVTALPGRF; from the coding sequence ATGGGCATGCACACGTTGAGGCACGATGACGCGACGTATTTCGCCGACGTCGTCGAAACGGTCAAGGCCGCCGCCGTGCGCCCGCAGGTGCACCTCACCGAGGTGCCCGCGCCGCGTCGCATCGCCCCGCACGCCGTCGCGTTCTCGGCGGAGGTCGTCGACCCCAAGAACGCTGACGACGTCCTCGGCACCGGCCGTTTCGTCCTGCTGCACGACCCCGCCTCCCCCGAGGCGTGGCACGGTACCTGGCGCATCGTGACGTTCGCGCGCGCCGAACTCGAATCCGAGATGGCGACCGACCCTGCGCTCGGCGCCGTCGGTTGGGACTGGCTCCTCGAATCGCTCAAGGACGCAGACGCGACCTACTCCGCGGAGGCCGGCACTGTCACCCGTGTCGTCAACGAGAGCTTCGGCGGTCTCGGCGAGCGCCCCTCCGGCGTCGAACTCGAGGTCCGTGCGTCATGGACGCCCGACGAGTCGAACATCGCCGCGCACCTGCTCGGCTGGTCGAACCTCATGTGCACCGTCGCCGGTCTGCCCCCCGTTCCGGAAGGTGTGACGGCGCTTCCCGGGCGCTTCTGA
- a CDS encoding HRDC domain-containing protein has product MNDSPTSRPAAHRDEAPPARRASDEPVSARSSSSESPEPQETPAYPLLEAPADGVPDVITTAAQLKECCAAIRAGHGPVAIDAERASGFRYGNDAYLVQLRREGSGTWLIDPVPLNDLSSLNTAIGSAEWVLHAATQDLPCLKALGLRPRKLFDTELGSRLAGLPRVGLAAVTEHFVGVTLAKEHSAVDWSTRPLPHDWLVYAALDVERLVQVRDALAADLEAQGKAEWARQEFEALLDFEGPTPKKEPWRRTSGLHALRDLRQLARVRALWQTREDIAQRRDTTPGRVLPDALIIDLARRNPHDTSGLVGPPAIRPRVGDGSARRRRPRPAHRGLARYGERWLAALKAADALPNRELPTATQRTSAPPPIRAWHDKNPAAAGRLDDVRYGLQRFSEERRVPVENLVTPDLLRRVIWSPPADTSEDGWHAALSAGGARPWQCDIVAPLLAEAALDHPSR; this is encoded by the coding sequence ATGAACGACTCCCCCACCTCACGACCCGCGGCGCACCGCGACGAAGCCCCGCCAGCGCGGCGAGCGAGCGACGAGCCGGTGTCGGCCCGCTCTTCCTCGAGTGAATCCCCGGAACCGCAGGAAACGCCCGCGTACCCCCTCCTCGAAGCACCGGCGGACGGCGTCCCGGACGTCATCACGACCGCTGCTCAACTCAAGGAATGCTGCGCCGCCATTCGTGCTGGCCACGGCCCGGTCGCCATCGACGCCGAGCGCGCCTCGGGTTTCCGCTACGGCAACGACGCCTATCTCGTGCAGTTGCGCCGCGAGGGCTCGGGTACGTGGCTCATCGACCCCGTCCCGCTCAACGATCTGAGCAGCCTCAACACCGCGATCGGCAGTGCGGAGTGGGTGCTGCACGCCGCGACGCAGGATCTGCCGTGCCTCAAGGCCCTCGGTCTGCGCCCGCGCAAGCTGTTCGACACCGAACTCGGCTCACGTCTCGCGGGTCTGCCGCGCGTCGGCCTCGCCGCCGTCACCGAGCACTTCGTCGGTGTGACGCTCGCGAAGGAGCACTCGGCGGTCGACTGGTCGACGCGCCCCCTGCCGCACGATTGGCTCGTCTATGCGGCGCTCGACGTGGAGCGGCTCGTCCAGGTGCGTGACGCGCTCGCCGCTGACCTCGAGGCGCAGGGCAAGGCCGAGTGGGCGCGTCAGGAGTTCGAGGCACTGCTCGACTTCGAGGGCCCGACGCCGAAGAAAGAGCCGTGGCGACGCACGTCCGGCCTGCACGCCCTGCGTGACCTGCGTCAGCTCGCCCGCGTGCGCGCCCTGTGGCAGACGCGCGAGGACATCGCGCAACGCCGCGACACGACGCCCGGGCGCGTTTTGCCCGACGCCCTCATCATCGACCTCGCACGACGCAACCCGCACGACACCTCCGGCCTCGTCGGCCCGCCCGCCATCCGCCCGCGCGTCGGTGACGGTTCCGCGCGACGCCGCCGTCCGCGTCCTGCGCACCGGGGTCTCGCGCGCTACGGCGAGCGTTGGCTCGCGGCGCTGAAGGCCGCCGACGCCTTGCCGAACCGCGAGCTGCCGACGGCGACGCAGCGAACCTCGGCTCCCCCGCCGATCCGCGCGTGGCATGACAAGAACCCGGCAGCGGCCGGGCGTCTTGACGACGTCCGTTACGGCTTGCAGCGCTTCAGCGAGGAGCGTCGCGTACCCGTCGAGAATCTCGTGACGCCCGATCTGCTGCGCCGCGTCATCTGGTCACCGCCCGCCGACACGAGCGAGGACGGCTGGCACGCGGCGCTGAGCGCCGGCGGAGCTCGCCCGTGGCAGTGCGACATCGTCGCTCCGCTGCTCGCCGAGGCGGCTCTCGACCACCCGTCGCGCTGA
- a CDS encoding thiolase family protein, whose product MPRTLHEVVFVDGVRTPFGKAGEKGMYAQTRADDLVIKCIRELMRRQPNLPPERVDEVAIAATTQIGDQGLTIGRMAALLSGLPKSVPGYAIDRMCAGAMTAVTTSASGIAFGAYDVVIAGGVEHMGRHPMGEGTDPNPRIVAEKLVDPSALVMGKTAENLHDRYPAITKERCDAFAVASQNKLAKAYAEGKIQQDLVPVATRNVEKGWGLATADEPPRPGTTVEELAKLKTPFRAHGNVTAGNAAGLNDGATACILASEESAKELGLPVGMRLVDFAFVGVDPEVMGIGPVPATEKALAKAGLTIDDIDLFELNEAFAVQVLAFLDHFGIDADDERVNAYGGAIATGHPLASSGVRLMTQLSRQFAEHPEARYGVTAMCIGIGMGGCVIWENPNHPDYGKEKTA is encoded by the coding sequence GTGCCCCGCACGCTCCATGAGGTCGTCTTCGTCGACGGTGTTCGCACGCCGTTCGGCAAGGCCGGTGAGAAGGGCATGTACGCCCAGACCCGCGCCGACGACCTGGTCATCAAGTGCATTCGTGAACTCATGCGCCGTCAGCCGAACCTGCCGCCGGAGCGCGTCGACGAGGTCGCCATCGCGGCCACGACGCAGATCGGCGACCAGGGTCTGACGATCGGGCGCATGGCCGCCCTGCTGTCGGGTCTGCCCAAGTCGGTGCCCGGTTACGCCATCGACCGCATGTGCGCGGGCGCGATGACGGCCGTGACGACGTCCGCGTCCGGCATCGCGTTCGGCGCGTACGACGTCGTCATCGCCGGTGGTGTCGAGCACATGGGCCGCCACCCCATGGGTGAGGGCACCGACCCGAACCCGCGCATCGTCGCCGAGAAGCTCGTCGACCCGAGCGCCCTGGTCATGGGCAAGACGGCCGAGAACCTGCACGACCGTTACCCGGCGATCACGAAGGAGCGCTGCGACGCGTTCGCCGTCGCCAGCCAGAACAAGCTCGCGAAGGCGTACGCGGAGGGCAAGATCCAGCAGGATCTCGTGCCCGTCGCGACGCGCAACGTCGAGAAGGGCTGGGGCCTGGCCACGGCCGACGAGCCGCCGCGCCCCGGCACGACCGTCGAGGAACTGGCCAAGCTGAAGACGCCGTTCCGTGCGCACGGCAACGTGACGGCCGGTAACGCGGCCGGTCTCAACGACGGTGCGACGGCGTGCATCCTCGCCTCCGAGGAGAGCGCGAAGGAGCTCGGCCTGCCCGTCGGCATGCGCCTGGTCGACTTCGCGTTCGTCGGCGTCGACCCCGAGGTCATGGGCATCGGCCCCGTCCCGGCCACCGAGAAGGCTCTCGCCAAGGCGGGCCTGACGATCGACGACATCGACCTGTTCGAACTCAACGAGGCCTTCGCCGTGCAGGTGCTGGCCTTCCTCGACCACTTCGGCATCGACGCCGACGACGAGCGCGTCAACGCCTACGGCGGCGCCATCGCGACGGGTCACCCGCTCGCGAGCTCCGGCGTGCGTCTCATGACGCAGCTGTCGCGCCAGTTCGCCGAGCACCCCGAGGCGCGCTACGGCGTCACCGCGATGTGCATCGGCATCGGCATGGGTGGCTGTGTCATCTGGGAGAACCCCAACCACCCTGACTACGGCAAGGAGAAGACGGCCTGA
- a CDS encoding 3-hydroxyacyl-CoA dehydrogenase NAD-binding domain-containing protein, whose amino-acid sequence MSDNQTQSSAENARAEVVTHALSQDITLPSTDGKGAGTFVLVTLDNGFDHTKPNSFGPQGLAELEKAVDAAAERAAKGEIVGFGVTGKPFIMAVGADLMALPSITDREQAVDIAEQGHRVFSKIADLDVPTFAFVNGASMGGGVEIGLYCDYRTMSADVPAYSLPECFLGLVPGWGGTYLLPNLIGVENALQLIITNPLSNNKMATGAQAFKLGVADELLAPVTFLEDSLAFAAAVISGEKKVERPEVNKDEAAWKAACDKARAFTMQKTGGAAPAPLRAIDLVEAARTNTRAQGFAGEDQALGDLIMSDELRAGLYAFNLVQKRAKRPAGAPDKALARKVTKVGVVGAGLMASQMALLFIRRLDVPVIMTDLDQARVDKGVGYVHDEIDKLLAKGRISQDKANRLKGLITGSTSKDGFADADFVIEAVFEEMGVKKSVWAEVEQIVTPECVLATNTSSLSITEMAADLKHPERVVGFHFFNPVAVMPLLEIIRGEKTDDATLATAFATGKSLKKTCILVKNSPSFVVNRLLGRFMGEAGKIVDEGTPVEVVEKAFAGVTPMPPFMLISLVGPAIALHNSETLHGAFPERFYVSPNLAKVVEEKIPSFYGADGKLDDSIFEKFSKPADAKVLTEEQVREQALSALADETRRMLDEEVVAAPMDIDLAMITGAGFPFWNGGVTPLLDRTGIAEKVTGQRFLPKGAASVAR is encoded by the coding sequence ATGAGCGACAACCAGACACAGTCGAGCGCCGAGAACGCGCGCGCCGAGGTCGTCACGCACGCCCTCAGCCAGGACATCACGCTGCCGTCGACCGACGGCAAGGGCGCCGGGACGTTCGTGCTCGTCACCCTCGACAACGGCTTCGACCACACGAAGCCGAACAGCTTTGGCCCACAGGGCCTCGCGGAGCTGGAGAAGGCCGTCGACGCCGCCGCCGAGCGCGCCGCGAAGGGCGAGATCGTCGGTTTCGGTGTGACGGGCAAGCCGTTCATCATGGCCGTCGGCGCCGACCTCATGGCGCTGCCGTCGATCACCGACCGTGAGCAGGCCGTCGACATCGCCGAGCAGGGTCACCGCGTCTTCTCGAAGATCGCCGACCTCGACGTGCCGACGTTCGCGTTCGTCAACGGCGCATCGATGGGTGGTGGCGTCGAGATCGGTCTCTACTGCGACTACCGCACGATGAGCGCCGACGTGCCCGCCTACTCGCTGCCCGAGTGCTTCCTCGGCCTCGTGCCCGGCTGGGGCGGCACGTACCTGCTGCCGAACCTCATCGGCGTGGAGAACGCGCTGCAGCTCATCATCACGAACCCGCTGAGCAACAACAAGATGGCGACGGGTGCCCAGGCGTTCAAGCTGGGTGTCGCCGACGAGCTGCTCGCCCCCGTCACGTTCCTCGAGGACTCCCTCGCCTTCGCGGCCGCCGTCATCAGCGGCGAGAAGAAGGTCGAGCGCCCGGAGGTCAACAAGGACGAGGCCGCGTGGAAGGCCGCGTGCGACAAGGCCCGCGCCTTCACGATGCAGAAGACCGGTGGCGCCGCCCCCGCTCCGCTGCGCGCCATCGACCTCGTCGAGGCCGCCCGCACGAACACGCGGGCGCAGGGCTTCGCCGGTGAGGACCAGGCGCTCGGCGACCTCATCATGAGCGACGAACTGCGCGCCGGTCTGTACGCGTTCAACCTCGTCCAGAAGCGTGCGAAGCGACCCGCTGGTGCGCCGGACAAGGCGCTCGCGCGCAAGGTGACGAAGGTCGGCGTCGTCGGCGCCGGTCTCATGGCCAGCCAGATGGCGCTGCTGTTCATCCGCCGCCTCGACGTGCCCGTCATCATGACGGACCTCGACCAGGCACGCGTCGACAAGGGTGTCGGCTACGTCCACGACGAGATCGACAAGCTGCTCGCCAAGGGCCGCATCTCGCAGGACAAGGCGAACCGTCTCAAGGGCCTCATCACGGGTTCGACGAGCAAGGACGGCTTCGCGGACGCCGACTTCGTCATCGAGGCCGTCTTCGAAGAGATGGGTGTCAAGAAGAGCGTCTGGGCCGAGGTCGAGCAGATCGTCACGCCCGAGTGCGTCCTCGCGACGAACACCTCGTCGCTGTCGATCACCGAGATGGCAGCGGACCTGAAGCACCCCGAGCGGGTCGTCGGGTTCCACTTCTTCAACCCCGTCGCCGTCATGCCGCTGCTGGAGATCATCCGCGGCGAGAAGACGGACGACGCGACGCTCGCCACGGCGTTCGCCACCGGCAAGTCGCTGAAGAAGACGTGCATCCTCGTGAAGAACTCCCCCTCGTTCGTCGTGAACCGCCTCCTCGGCCGGTTCATGGGCGAGGCGGGCAAGATCGTCGATGAGGGCACGCCCGTCGAGGTCGTCGAGAAGGCGTTCGCCGGTGTCACCCCGATGCCGCCGTTCATGCTCATCTCGCTCGTCGGCCCCGCCATCGCGCTGCACAACTCGGAGACGCTGCACGGCGCCTTCCCGGAGCGCTTCTACGTCTCGCCGAACCTCGCGAAGGTCGTCGAGGAGAAGATCCCGAGCTTCTACGGCGCCGACGGCAAGCTCGACGACTCGATCTTCGAGAAGTTCAGCAAGCCGGCGGACGCGAAGGTGCTCACCGAGGAGCAGGTGCGCGAGCAGGCCCTGTCGGCACTGGCCGACGAGACCCGTCGCATGCTCGACGAGGAGGTCGTCGCGGCCCCGATGGACATCGACCTCGCGATGATCACCGGCGCCGGCTTCCCGTTCTGGAACGGCGGCGTGACGCCGCTGCTCGACCGCACCGGCATCGCCGAGAAGGTCACCGGTCAGCGCTTCCTGCCGAAGGGCGCCGCGAGCGTCGCCCGCTGA